A single window of Thiomicrorhabdus immobilis DNA harbors:
- a CDS encoding insulinase family protein codes for MSQNQSLSNNNNHPAFEFKGEHEIDSLNLTIQHFEHKVTGAAHYHLAADDPQNVFLVALRTVPMDSTGVAHILEHTTLCGSEKYPVRDPFFMMIRRSLNTFMNAFTSSDWTAYPFATENRKDFQNLLQVYMDAVFFPNLDPLDFAQEGHRFEFEEMTNPDSPLTYKGVVFNEMKGAMSSPVSTLWQAFSSELYPTSTYHYNSGGEPEDIPNLTHQQLVDFHKLHYHPSNAVFMTYGDIPAAEHQSQFEELALARFQDTVPQVHVGLESRYSEPKVVETSYALDEEDVSAKTHIVLGWLLGQNQDPLNVLRGHLLSSVLLDNSASPLRKLLEETELANAPSPLCGFEESNKEMAFVVGVQGSEAEHAPAVEAMILTELQRIADEGVEQSQVEAMLHQLELSQREVGGDGYPYGLQLILHSLAGALHEGDPIALLDTDAALKQLENEVKSPDFIPGLVKSLLLDNRHRVRLTMKPDTELSAKKEQAEKAKLAEIQAKLTDAEKQAIIEQAVALEARQAQEDDPTILPEVTKDDIPADIKVYKAEHSSIADMAVKSYQCGTNGLTYEQLIIDLPNLTEQEQELMPLFNSCLTEVGTQQRDYIEMQSHQAEVSGGISARSSVHSKIGEPQGYHSHFILSSKALNRNQQLMAELLHETLNEARFDESNRLKDLVSQIRSSVDHGITGNGHGLAMMAAVQNYTPAARWKYARSGFAGIQYIKKLHEELKSEDAMSAFSAGLSSIQSKIKQSAKQALVISDEPGMESALQSMDNVWNQSTGVTNQAPFEFDASQNAVNQAWVTSTQVNFCALAYPAVPADHEDAPKLSVLGACLRNGFLHSAIREKGGAYGGGASYNAEANAFVFYSYRDPRLLETYSDFKRAHEWLMSAEATQAKVDEAILNVISAMDKPGSPAGEMKKAFYQDLYGRTHEIRMAYRHGVISTTIAELRALAEKYLTNDNISSVVLTNSQNADKLKDNGFEVFKL; via the coding sequence ATGAGCCAAAATCAATCATTATCGAATAACAACAATCACCCCGCTTTTGAATTCAAGGGTGAGCACGAAATTGATTCACTGAATTTAACCATTCAACACTTTGAGCATAAAGTGACCGGAGCGGCACATTACCACTTAGCGGCCGATGACCCGCAGAATGTATTCTTGGTGGCTTTACGTACCGTGCCAATGGATTCGACCGGGGTGGCGCATATTTTGGAACATACCACTTTATGCGGCAGTGAAAAATACCCAGTACGCGACCCGTTCTTTATGATGATTCGCCGTTCTTTAAACACCTTTATGAACGCGTTCACCTCAAGTGATTGGACGGCATATCCGTTTGCCACTGAAAACCGTAAAGACTTTCAAAATCTATTACAGGTGTATATGGATGCGGTGTTTTTCCCCAATCTCGATCCGTTGGATTTTGCCCAAGAAGGTCACCGTTTTGAGTTTGAAGAGATGACCAATCCCGATTCGCCTTTAACCTATAAGGGCGTGGTTTTCAATGAGATGAAAGGGGCGATGAGTTCACCTGTTTCTACTTTATGGCAGGCCTTTTCTTCTGAACTTTATCCAACCAGCACTTATCACTATAACAGTGGCGGTGAACCGGAAGATATTCCCAATCTAACGCACCAGCAATTGGTTGATTTTCATAAATTACATTACCATCCTTCCAATGCGGTTTTTATGACCTATGGTGATATCCCCGCGGCCGAGCACCAATCGCAATTTGAAGAACTTGCTTTGGCACGTTTTCAAGACACCGTGCCGCAAGTGCATGTCGGTTTGGAATCTCGTTACTCCGAGCCAAAAGTGGTGGAAACCAGCTATGCACTAGATGAGGAAGATGTTTCCGCCAAAACGCATATCGTTTTGGGTTGGCTGTTAGGTCAAAACCAAGATCCATTGAATGTATTGCGTGGCCATTTGTTGTCTTCGGTGTTGTTGGATAATAGTGCTTCACCTTTGCGTAAGTTACTGGAAGAGACCGAGTTGGCGAATGCACCGTCACCATTATGTGGCTTTGAAGAGTCGAATAAAGAGATGGCATTTGTGGTGGGTGTGCAAGGTTCGGAAGCCGAACATGCACCAGCCGTTGAAGCCATGATATTGACCGAGTTACAGCGTATTGCCGATGAAGGGGTTGAACAGTCTCAAGTCGAAGCGATGTTGCATCAGTTGGAATTGTCACAGCGTGAAGTGGGTGGAGATGGATATCCTTACGGTTTGCAGTTGATTTTGCATTCCTTAGCCGGTGCATTGCATGAAGGTGATCCTATTGCGCTGTTAGATACCGATGCGGCGTTAAAACAATTGGAAAACGAGGTGAAATCGCCTGACTTCATACCTGGCCTGGTTAAGTCCTTATTATTGGATAATCGCCATAGGGTGCGTTTGACCATGAAGCCGGACACAGAATTATCGGCGAAAAAAGAGCAAGCTGAAAAGGCGAAACTTGCGGAAATTCAGGCTAAGCTAACGGATGCAGAAAAACAAGCGATTATCGAGCAAGCTGTCGCTTTGGAGGCGCGTCAGGCACAAGAAGATGATCCGACGATTTTACCCGAAGTGACTAAGGATGATATTCCAGCGGATATCAAAGTCTATAAGGCGGAGCACTCTAGCATTGCTGACATGGCGGTGAAAAGCTACCAGTGTGGCACTAATGGGTTGACTTACGAGCAATTGATTATTGACCTGCCGAACTTGACTGAACAAGAGCAGGAATTAATGCCTCTGTTCAATAGTTGTTTGACCGAGGTGGGCACGCAGCAACGTGACTATATTGAGATGCAATCTCACCAGGCAGAGGTTTCTGGCGGTATCTCGGCACGTTCAAGTGTGCACTCAAAAATCGGTGAGCCGCAAGGTTACCATAGCCACTTCATCTTGTCGTCAAAGGCATTGAACCGCAATCAGCAACTTATGGCCGAGCTGTTGCACGAAACCTTGAATGAGGCGCGTTTTGATGAGAGCAATCGTCTTAAAGATTTGGTGTCGCAAATTCGCTCTTCGGTTGATCATGGCATTACCGGAAACGGTCATGGCTTGGCGATGATGGCTGCCGTGCAAAACTATACGCCGGCGGCGCGTTGGAAATATGCCCGTTCTGGTTTTGCTGGTATTCAATACATTAAAAAACTGCATGAAGAGTTAAAGTCAGAAGATGCGATGAGTGCTTTTTCGGCTGGTTTAAGTTCGATTCAAAGTAAAATCAAACAGTCTGCCAAACAAGCCTTGGTCATCAGCGATGAGCCTGGCATGGAGTCGGCTTTGCAATCGATGGATAATGTTTGGAATCAATCTACAGGCGTGACCAATCAGGCACCGTTTGAGTTTGACGCTAGCCAAAACGCGGTAAACCAGGCCTGGGTAACCAGTACGCAAGTTAACTTCTGTGCATTAGCTTACCCTGCAGTGCCCGCTGATCACGAAGATGCGCCTAAGTTATCTGTTTTAGGTGCGTGTTTACGTAATGGTTTCTTGCACTCGGCGATTCGTGAAAAGGGCGGTGCTTACGGTGGTGGTGCCAGCTACAATGCCGAAGCGAATGCGTTTGTGTTCTATTCATATCGTGATCCACGCTTATTGGAGACCTACAGCGATTTTAAACGAGCACATGAATGGTTGATGAGTGCGGAAGCCACCCAAGCTAAAGTCGATGAAGCGATTTTGAATGTCATCAGTGCTATGGATAAACCCGGTTCACCGGCAGGTGAGATGAAAAAAGCCTTTTACCAAGACTTATATGGTCGTACACATGAAATTCGCATGGCCTATCGCCATGGGGTTATTTCTACCACCATTGCGGAGTTAAGGGCGTTGGCAGAGAAGTATTTGACCAACGATAATATTTCGTCGGTTGTATTAACCAATAGTCAAAATGCGGATAAATTAAAAGACAATGGATTTGAGGTTTTCAAGCTTTAA
- a CDS encoding cupin domain-containing protein, with protein MIQFQDIDLKTFLSDYWQKKPLVIRGALPDFETPVSAEELAGLSLEDEVESRIVIQHSDTDYELKKGPFSEETYETLPEENWTLLIQGMDRLVPEVTDVLNDFDFLPRWRIDDIMISYATKGGNVGPHFDHYDVFLLQAAGKRNWKLTSQDCSEDNYIQGVDLRLMQTFTVEEDYVFEKGDILYIPPKWGHHGVALDDECMTYSIGYRTYRGQELWDSFGDHLSEMGCFKDLYIDPTWPENLNPGEVTDAASEQAQTLLKSVLEDKTLLKTWFGRFATQLDQVAAQQLPEPLTEEETPDIEDFMGALQVEPGLVKDPVCRFAYAEIDGNTQLYINGAVWDSFGASAQFIAQLANQSFLTQDEIMLAGDNEGNIKLLFDLWKLQYLIFIE; from the coding sequence ATGATTCAGTTTCAAGATATTGATTTAAAAACTTTTCTTTCAGATTACTGGCAAAAGAAACCGTTAGTCATTCGTGGCGCCTTGCCCGACTTTGAAACACCGGTTTCAGCCGAGGAGTTAGCAGGACTCTCTTTGGAAGACGAAGTGGAAAGCCGTATCGTAATACAACACTCCGATACCGATTACGAGCTCAAAAAAGGCCCTTTTAGCGAAGAGACGTATGAAACCCTTCCTGAAGAGAATTGGACTTTATTGATTCAAGGCATGGACCGTTTGGTACCAGAAGTCACCGATGTGTTGAACGATTTTGATTTTTTACCCCGCTGGCGTATTGACGACATTATGATTAGCTACGCCACCAAAGGTGGAAACGTTGGTCCACATTTTGACCATTATGATGTGTTTTTACTCCAAGCAGCAGGTAAACGCAACTGGAAACTCACCTCTCAAGACTGCTCTGAAGACAACTATATTCAAGGTGTCGATTTACGCTTGATGCAAACCTTTACCGTTGAAGAAGATTACGTTTTTGAAAAAGGCGACATTCTTTATATTCCGCCAAAATGGGGGCATCACGGGGTTGCGTTAGATGATGAGTGTATGACTTACTCAATCGGCTACCGTACCTATCGTGGTCAAGAATTGTGGGATAGCTTTGGTGACCACCTTTCAGAGATGGGCTGCTTTAAGGATTTATACATCGACCCCACTTGGCCAGAAAACCTTAACCCTGGTGAAGTGACCGATGCCGCCAGCGAACAGGCGCAAACACTATTAAAAAGTGTGTTGGAAGATAAAACTCTACTGAAAACCTGGTTTGGGCGTTTTGCCACCCAGCTTGACCAGGTTGCCGCCCAACAACTTCCAGAGCCTTTAACCGAAGAGGAAACACCCGATATTGAAGACTTCATGGGGGCGTTGCAAGTCGAACCAGGCCTGGTGAAAGATCCGGTTTGCCGTTTTGCCTATGCTGAAATTGACGGTAATACCCAGCTTTACATCAATGGTGCCGTTTGGGATAGCTTCGGGGCTTCCGCCCAATTTATCGCTCAGCTTGCCAACCAATCTTTCTTAACCCAAGATGAGATTATGTTGGCAGGTGACAATGAAGGAAATATCAAATTGCTATTTGATTTATGGAAGTTGCAGTATTTAATCTTTATAGAATAA
- the purB gene encoding adenylosuccinate lyase — translation MQLSELTAISPVDGRYGARLSNLKEVFSEFGLIKNRVKVEVFWLRMLANHPGFPEVPKLSSEAEQHLMKLVDEFTLEMAERVKEIERTTNHDVKAVEYLIKEHFAGNDELMAVSEFVHFACTSEDINNLSYALMLKDAREFIIIPGMDELIAKVVEMSVEMADIPMMARTHGQPASPTTTGKEWANVAYRLQRQAKQLMNVQIMGKINGATGNYNAHLASYPDVNWYELSEQFVQSLGLLWNPYTTQIEPHDYIAEYFHAMSRFNTILIDFDRDVWSYISVGFFKQKTVAGEIGSSAMPHKVNPIDFENSEGNLGMANAIFEHLAMKLPISRWQRDLTDSTVLRNLGVGVAHTMISLQATMKGLGKLEVNAQAMADDLDSNWEVLAEAIQTVMRRHGFDKPYEKLKDLTRGQRVNKEIMQNFVDGLEGLPADAKEYLRNLTPATYIGNAAQQAANIELAITMLKAR, via the coding sequence ATGCAACTTTCAGAATTAACCGCAATTTCTCCTGTAGACGGTCGTTACGGAGCTCGTTTAAGCAACTTAAAAGAAGTTTTTAGTGAGTTCGGCTTAATTAAAAACCGTGTAAAAGTAGAAGTTTTTTGGTTGCGCATGTTGGCTAACCATCCTGGTTTTCCGGAAGTGCCTAAATTAAGTTCTGAAGCTGAACAGCACCTAATGAAATTGGTGGATGAGTTCACTCTAGAGATGGCTGAACGAGTTAAAGAGATTGAGCGCACAACCAACCATGATGTGAAAGCGGTTGAATACCTGATCAAAGAGCATTTTGCGGGTAACGACGAGTTAATGGCGGTTTCTGAGTTTGTACACTTTGCTTGTACCTCAGAGGACATCAACAATCTGTCTTACGCCTTAATGTTAAAAGACGCACGTGAATTCATCATTATCCCTGGTATGGATGAGTTGATTGCCAAAGTGGTTGAAATGAGTGTTGAAATGGCAGACATTCCAATGATGGCACGTACTCACGGTCAACCGGCCTCTCCAACCACTACAGGTAAAGAGTGGGCGAACGTCGCTTACCGTTTACAGCGTCAAGCCAAGCAGTTAATGAATGTGCAGATCATGGGAAAAATCAACGGTGCTACCGGTAACTACAATGCGCACTTGGCTTCTTATCCAGATGTGAACTGGTATGAGTTATCTGAGCAGTTTGTACAGAGTCTAGGTCTGCTTTGGAACCCTTACACTACTCAGATTGAACCTCATGACTATATTGCGGAATATTTCCATGCTATGTCTCGTTTCAACACCATCCTGATCGACTTTGATCGCGATGTATGGAGTTATATCTCGGTTGGTTTCTTCAAGCAAAAAACCGTTGCCGGTGAAATCGGTTCTTCAGCGATGCCACATAAAGTTAATCCAATTGACTTTGAAAACTCTGAGGGTAACTTAGGAATGGCTAATGCCATTTTTGAACATCTAGCCATGAAGTTGCCTATTTCTCGCTGGCAGCGTGACTTAACTGACTCTACCGTGTTACGTAACTTAGGTGTAGGTGTTGCTCATACCATGATTTCTCTGCAGGCCACCATGAAAGGCCTAGGTAAGCTAGAAGTTAACGCCCAAGCGATGGCGGATGATTTAGATAGCAACTGGGAAGTATTGGCCGAAGCAATCCAAACGGTAATGCGTCGTCACGGTTTTGACAAGCCTTATGAAAAGCTAAAAGATTTAACGCGTGGTCAACGTGTCAACAAAGAGATTATGCAGAACTTTGTGGATGGCTTAGAAGGTTTACCAGCGGATGCCAAAGAATATCTTCGCAACCTAACGCCTGCAACCTATATCGGTAATGCGGCGCAACAGGCAGCGAACATAGAACTAGCCATAACCATGTTGAAGGCAAGGTAA
- a CDS encoding DMT family transporter has protein sequence MNKNSQASSQSQNLDLNKPCLADSQSRGELFALSLTLIEAWFPIFAFFTVAALGGLHAYFYSLLVAVLFLFIWWVWRGKQAEIRLTSAYKNLGLTTLFITSLFALTFIGLQYTTATNVAIILFLQILFSYLFLGRRQEERLNLKQVSGALLMTLGALLILFPGSLKANIGDLFVLGAAMLAPIANLYQKKARAQVSSETILLVRSVIALPFIYLLASLFELAPSIEMLESQFVWLLLTGFLVFFVAKVLWVEAIYILPITKVNALFAFAPLMTMGLAYLVLNQVPNLYQILGMLPILMGGYLITRR, from the coding sequence ATGAATAAAAACTCTCAGGCGAGTTCACAGAGCCAAAACCTTGATTTAAATAAACCTTGTTTGGCTGATTCACAAAGCCGAGGAGAGTTGTTTGCGTTGAGTCTGACCTTGATAGAGGCTTGGTTCCCAATCTTTGCTTTTTTCACGGTGGCCGCGTTGGGAGGTTTGCATGCTTATTTCTATAGCCTTTTAGTAGCAGTGTTGTTTTTATTCATCTGGTGGGTTTGGCGAGGAAAACAGGCCGAAATTCGATTGACTTCGGCTTATAAAAACCTTGGATTAACCACGTTATTTATCACCTCCTTATTTGCACTGACGTTTATCGGCCTGCAATATACAACCGCGACGAATGTGGCGATCATTCTGTTTTTACAAATCTTGTTTAGTTATTTGTTTTTAGGCCGTCGTCAAGAGGAACGGTTGAATTTAAAACAGGTCAGCGGTGCGTTACTGATGACCTTGGGCGCATTGCTGATTCTATTTCCAGGCTCTTTAAAAGCCAATATTGGTGATTTATTCGTTTTGGGCGCGGCGATGTTGGCTCCAATCGCCAACCTGTATCAAAAAAAGGCGAGGGCGCAGGTTTCCAGTGAAACGATTCTGTTGGTTCGTAGCGTAATCGCTTTACCGTTTATTTACCTTTTAGCGAGCTTGTTTGAGCTTGCTCCGAGTATTGAAATGCTTGAATCGCAGTTTGTCTGGTTGCTATTAACCGGGTTTTTGGTGTTTTTTGTCGCCAAAGTGCTGTGGGTGGAGGCCATTTATATTTTACCGATTACCAAAGTCAATGCGCTGTTTGCCTTTGCTCCTTTGATGACGATGGGATTGGCTTATCTGGTGTTAAACCAAGTGCCTAATCTATATCAAATACTGGGTATGTTGCCTATTCTGATGGGTGGATATCTTATAACTCGGCGTTAA
- a CDS encoding bifunctional aconitate hydratase 2/2-methylisocitrate dehydratase, producing the protein MSLYTEYMDEIETRKKELGLHPKPIDSAELLSEIIAQIKESGNKYREDSLKFFIYNTLPGTTPAAGVKAQFLKEIILGEAVVEEITPTFAFELLSHMKGGPSIEVLLDLALSDNEEVANPAAEVLKTQVFLYEADTERLETAYKSGNQIAKDILESYARADFFTKLPELDEEIKVVTYVAAEGDISTDLLSPGNQAHSRSDRELHGQCMISPEAQVNIKELQKDNPDAKVMLIAEKGTMGVGSSRMSGVNNVALWTGEPISPYVPFVNKAPIVAGTNGISPIFLTTVDVTGGIGIDLQNWVKKLDANGKPVVDDNGDVVLEQAYSVDTGTVLTINTKKKKLYNGDKELADISASFTPQKVEFMRAGGSYAVVFGKKLQTFAAETLGVETPLVFAPAKEISHPGQGLTAVEKIFNKNAVGVKSKTPLHAGSDVRVKVNIVGSQDTTGLMTAQELEAMAATVISPTVDGAYQSGCHTASVWDSKAQANIPKLMSFMHKFGMITARDPKNVYHPMTDVIHKVLNDITVDEWAIIIGGDSHTRMSKGVAFGADSGTVALALATGEATMPIPDSVKVTFKGHMKSHMDFRDVVHATQAQMLKEFGENVFQGRIIEVHIGTLLADQAFTFTDWTAEMKAKASINISEDKTLIESLEIAKHRIQIMIDKGMDNDIHMLQGLIERADKRIAEIKSGEKPALRPDDNAKYYAEVVVDLDQIDEPMIADPDVNNPDVSKRYTHDSIRGLSSYGGTKTVDLGFVGSCMVHKGDMQIIAQMLRNLEAKNGSVEFKAPLVIAPPTYNIVDELKAEGDWEILQKYAGFEFDDNAPKNEARTKYENIMYLERPGCNLCMGNQEKAEKGDTVLATSTRLFQGRVVEDSAEKKGESLLASTPVVVLSTILGRIPTLEEYKEAVSGIHLTDFAPPAKELSSEPATIKFNI; encoded by the coding sequence ATGAGTTTATATACAGAATACATGGATGAAATCGAGACTCGTAAGAAAGAGCTTGGATTGCACCCAAAACCGATTGATAGTGCTGAATTGTTGTCTGAGATTATTGCCCAAATCAAAGAGTCTGGAAATAAGTATCGCGAAGACTCTTTAAAGTTCTTTATTTACAATACACTGCCAGGTACAACACCTGCAGCGGGCGTTAAGGCGCAATTTTTAAAAGAGATTATTTTAGGTGAAGCGGTTGTAGAAGAAATTACGCCAACCTTCGCTTTTGAATTGTTGTCACACATGAAGGGTGGTCCTTCTATAGAAGTGCTATTGGATTTGGCTCTGTCTGATAATGAAGAGGTTGCCAACCCTGCCGCAGAGGTTTTGAAAACGCAAGTGTTTCTTTATGAAGCTGATACGGAACGTCTTGAAACCGCCTATAAATCGGGTAATCAAATCGCTAAAGATATTCTTGAAAGTTACGCTCGAGCAGACTTCTTTACCAAACTTCCAGAGTTGGATGAAGAGATTAAGGTGGTAACTTATGTTGCCGCAGAAGGGGATATCTCTACCGATTTACTTTCTCCAGGTAACCAAGCGCACTCTCGCTCAGACCGTGAACTGCACGGCCAGTGTATGATTAGCCCTGAAGCTCAGGTTAACATCAAAGAATTACAAAAAGACAACCCTGATGCCAAAGTCATGTTGATTGCTGAAAAAGGCACCATGGGTGTTGGGTCTTCACGTATGTCAGGTGTGAACAACGTGGCACTTTGGACCGGTGAGCCAATCAGTCCTTACGTACCTTTTGTTAACAAAGCGCCAATTGTTGCGGGAACAAACGGTATCTCGCCTATCTTTTTAACTACGGTTGATGTAACAGGTGGTATTGGAATCGACCTGCAAAACTGGGTTAAAAAGCTAGATGCCAATGGTAAGCCAGTCGTAGATGATAATGGTGATGTTGTTCTAGAACAGGCTTATTCAGTTGATACCGGAACGGTTCTGACAATCAACACTAAAAAGAAAAAACTATATAACGGTGATAAAGAACTGGCTGATATCTCTGCCTCATTTACGCCTCAAAAAGTTGAATTCATGCGTGCAGGTGGTTCTTACGCGGTTGTATTTGGTAAAAAATTGCAGACTTTTGCGGCGGAAACACTTGGTGTAGAAACTCCACTGGTATTTGCACCGGCCAAGGAAATTTCGCATCCTGGTCAGGGGTTGACGGCGGTTGAAAAAATATTTAATAAAAATGCGGTTGGCGTCAAATCTAAAACACCATTGCATGCTGGATCTGATGTTCGTGTAAAAGTGAACATAGTGGGTTCTCAGGACACAACTGGGTTGATGACCGCTCAAGAGCTTGAAGCGATGGCCGCGACTGTGATTTCTCCAACAGTGGACGGTGCTTACCAGTCAGGTTGTCATACTGCGTCTGTTTGGGATTCAAAAGCCCAGGCTAATATCCCTAAGCTGATGAGTTTTATGCATAAGTTCGGCATGATTACCGCTCGTGACCCTAAAAACGTTTACCACCCTATGACTGATGTTATTCATAAGGTGTTGAATGATATTACCGTTGATGAGTGGGCGATTATTATTGGTGGTGACTCACATACACGTATGTCAAAAGGGGTGGCATTTGGAGCTGACTCTGGAACTGTTGCTTTAGCACTAGCGACGGGTGAGGCAACAATGCCGATTCCTGATTCGGTAAAAGTGACCTTTAAAGGTCATATGAAAAGCCACATGGACTTCCGTGATGTGGTACATGCCACGCAAGCTCAAATGTTAAAAGAGTTTGGCGAAAACGTCTTCCAGGGACGCATCATTGAAGTGCATATCGGAACTCTGTTGGCAGATCAGGCTTTCACCTTTACCGACTGGACAGCGGAAATGAAGGCGAAGGCGTCAATCAATATTTCTGAAGACAAAACTTTGATTGAGTCATTGGAGATTGCGAAGCACCGAATTCAAATCATGATTGATAAGGGTATGGATAATGACATCCATATGCTTCAAGGTTTGATTGAAAGAGCGGATAAGCGCATTGCGGAGATTAAATCAGGAGAGAAACCTGCTTTAAGACCTGATGATAACGCTAAATACTATGCTGAAGTGGTTGTCGACTTAGATCAAATTGATGAGCCAATGATTGCCGATCCGGATGTGAATAACCCTGATGTTTCAAAACGTTACACGCATGACTCTATCAGAGGTCTTTCTTCTTATGGTGGAACCAAGACGGTAGACCTTGGTTTTGTTGGATCTTGTATGGTTCACAAGGGTGACATGCAGATCATTGCGCAGATGCTTAGAAACCTTGAAGCGAAGAATGGTTCTGTTGAATTTAAGGCTCCGCTAGTCATTGCGCCGCCAACGTATAACATTGTTGATGAACTGAAAGCCGAAGGCGATTGGGAAATACTTCAAAAATATGCTGGTTTTGAGTTCGATGACAATGCACCTAAAAATGAGGCTCGTACCAAGTACGAAAACATCATGTATCTTGAGCGCCCGGGTTGTAACCTTTGTATGGGGAACCAGGAAAAAGCAGAAAAAGGTGACACGGTATTAGCGACTTCGACACGTCTGTTCCAAGGTCGTGTGGTAGAGGATTCGGCAGAGAAGAAAGGGGAGTCGTTATTGGCTTCAACCCCTGTTGTTGTGCTTTCCACTATTCTTGGTCGCATACCTACTTTGGAGGAATACAAAGAAGCCGTTAGTGGTATTCACTTAACCGACTTTGCTCCTCCAGCTAAGGAACTAAGCTCAGAACCTGCTACAATCAAGTTCAATATATAA